The following are encoded together in the Chlorocebus sabaeus isolate Y175 chromosome 20, mChlSab1.0.hap1, whole genome shotgun sequence genome:
- the HYI gene encoding putative hydroxypyruvate isomerase, giving the protein MAPLRFSANLSWLFPELPGLPARLRAAGSSGFEAVEVAWPYAEPPEALARAAREAGLRLVLINTPPGDQEKGEMGLGAVPGRQAAFREGLEQAVRYAKALGCPRIHLMAGRVPQGADRIAVKAEMEMVFLENLRHAAGVLAEEDLVGLLEPINTRITDPQYFLDTPQQAAAILQKVGRPNLQLQMDIFHWQIMDGNLTGNIREFLPIVGHVQVAQVPGRGEPSSPGELNFPYLFQLLEDEGYKGFVGCEYQPRGDTVEGLSWLRSYWDRRGHPEVASEGLHTTHMPPDSE; this is encoded by the exons ATGGCGCCGCTGCGCTTCTCCGCCAATCTGTCCTGGCTATTCCCCGAGCTCCCTGGCCTCCCTGCGCGGCTGCGGGCCGCGGGCAGCTCGGGCTTCGAGGCCGTCGAGGTGGCCTGGCCGTACGCGGAGCCGCCTGAGGCGCTGGCGCGCGCCGCGCGAGAAGCGGGGCTGCGGCTTGTGCTGATCAACACGCCGCCAG GAGACCAAGAGAAGGGGGAAATGGGGCTGGGGGCCGTCCCCGGGAGACAGGCGGCCTTCCGAGAGGGGCTGGAGCAGGCCGTGCGATACGCCAAGGCCCTGGGCTGTCCCAG GATCCACCTGATGGCTGGCCGAGTACCCCAGGGAGCTGATCGAATAGCAGTCAAAGCTGAGATGGAGATGGTTTTTCTGGAGAACCTGAGGCATGCAGCTGGGGTTTTGGCTGAG GAGGACCTCGTGGGACTGCTGGAGCCCATCAATACCCGCATCACTGACCCCCAGTACTTCCTGGACACGCCCCAGCAGG CGGCAGCCATCTTACAGAAGGTGGGAAGACCCAACCTCCAATTACAAATG GACATATTCCACTGGCAGATCATGGATGGGAACCTGACAGGAAACATCCGGGAGTTCCTGCCCATTGTTG GGCATGTGCAGGTGGCACAGGTCCCAGGCCGAGGGGAGCCCAGCAGCCCCGGAGAGCTGAATTTCCCCTATCTGTTTCAACTGCTGGAAGATGAAGGCTACAAAGGCTTTGTGGGCTGCGAGTATCAGCCTCGAG GAGACACAGTAGAGGGCTTGAGTTGGCTACGTTCATACTGGGATAGGCGGGGCCACCCCGAGGTGGCCAGTGAGGGCCTGCACACCACCCACATGCCTCCAGACAgcgagtga